A section of the Haloferax sp. Atlit-12N genome encodes:
- a CDS encoding aromatic ring-hydroxylating dioxygenase subunit alpha, giving the protein MTRWNNNRDEIGAVSADITAETNALPARYFTDPEVHEMEKEKVFGQYWVYAGHETHIPDAGDYFTRTIGDKQIIVTRDGEGDVRAFYNVCAHRGSKMLDDTPMTDTGTLNRITCPYHLWAYELDGSLQSTPKSFEEASLNPDLDDDAVSELDPEENGLMEVNTDAIGPLVFVNFEDEPSLSLAEQAGSMKTELEDLPLGEYEHARRYVSEVECNWKTFSGNYSECDHCQANHQDWVQGLELMESELEVNDYHWVLHYKHKEDVDDEMRIHPEHEAKFYYFWPNFTVNMYGTADGYGTYIIDPIDEGRFQLIADYYFRDSDLSEEEEKFVQTSRQLQEEDFELVERQYEGLTSGALGQAQLGPNEHTVHKLHRLAQDAYNA; this is encoded by the coding sequence ATGACACGGTGGAACAACAATCGTGACGAGATCGGTGCGGTAAGTGCCGACATCACCGCGGAAACGAACGCGTTGCCGGCGAGGTACTTCACCGACCCGGAGGTCCACGAGATGGAAAAGGAGAAAGTGTTCGGTCAGTACTGGGTCTACGCGGGCCACGAGACCCACATCCCGGACGCCGGCGACTACTTCACGCGAACCATCGGTGACAAGCAGATAATCGTCACCCGCGACGGCGAGGGCGACGTGCGGGCGTTCTACAACGTCTGTGCCCACCGCGGGTCGAAGATGCTCGACGACACGCCGATGACCGACACCGGAACCCTCAATCGAATCACCTGCCCGTACCACCTCTGGGCGTACGAACTCGACGGGTCGCTCCAGAGCACCCCCAAGAGCTTCGAGGAGGCGAGCCTGAACCCGGACCTCGACGACGACGCCGTCAGCGAACTCGACCCCGAAGAAAACGGGCTCATGGAGGTCAACACGGACGCCATTGGGCCGCTCGTGTTCGTCAACTTCGAGGACGAACCGAGCCTCTCGCTGGCCGAACAGGCCGGGTCGATGAAGACGGAACTCGAGGACCTGCCGCTCGGCGAGTACGAACACGCCCGGCGCTACGTCTCCGAAGTCGAGTGCAACTGGAAGACGTTCAGCGGGAACTACTCCGAGTGCGACCACTGTCAGGCGAACCACCAAGACTGGGTGCAGGGGCTCGAACTCATGGAGTCCGAACTCGAAGTCAACGACTACCACTGGGTGCTTCACTACAAGCACAAAGAGGACGTCGACGACGAGATGCGCATCCACCCCGAACACGAGGCCAAGTTCTACTACTTCTGGCCGAACTTCACGGTCAACATGTACGGCACCGCCGACGGCTACGGCACGTACATCATCGACCCCATCGACGAGGGGCGCTTCCAGCTCATCGCGGACTACTACTTCCGCGACTCCGACCTGTCGGAAGAAGAAGAGAAGTTCGTCCAGACGAGCCGACAGCTCCAAGAAGAGGACTTCGAACTCGTCGAACGGCAGTACGAGGGACTCACGTCCGGCGCGCTCGGACAGGCACAGCTCGGTCCGAACGAACACACCGTCCACAAACTGCACCGCCTCGCACAGGACGCTTACAATGCCTGA